A window of Candidatus Sulfotelmatobacter sp. genomic DNA:
GATGCGCACACAGATCAAGAACATCGGCGAGCCGATCTGGAAGTGGCGCGCCCACGGCGGCAGCGTCTCGACGCGGCGCCGCACGTCGAAGGCCGCCGACGTGCGCAGGGCGACCCAGTAGCCGATCATCGCCGCCAGCACGAGCCCGATCGCATTGACGACCGAACCCCAGACCGGCCCGAACAGCACGCCGTTCATGATCGCCAGCGCATCGGTCACCGAGAACGGCGCCGACGCGACGATCGCGAACACCAGGATCGCGATCGGCATCGCCCACGGTCCGAACGTGTACAGGATGTGCTCGACGAGCGGGCGGTGCGAAACGACGAGGGCGGCGAGCGCGAACGATGCGACCAGAATCACCACCGCTTCCAAGCGACGCAACACTCGGGCTGAACGGGAGGTCACCGCGTGCTCTCTTTGCGGGAACCGGCCGTTCGCCTTTGCGCTCTCCACCGCCGTCCACCGCAGTTGCAAGCGCCTCGCAGCTGGACATTTCGGGGGTTGACCGCAGCGATGGCGAGGTGTACGATGCTCGAACCTCGAGGCACTGTTCGCATCACGGACACGGGAGGGCGGCTTGACGTCGCAAGATCCACCCGGGAACGAGGCACCGTCCGGCTGATTGCGCGCCGGCGCGGTGCCGAGACAACGCGACACCGAAACTCTTTGCGCAGACATTCGTCCGAAAGGCAGGAGGGCGGCATCATCTCGATGACCGGAGATCCACCGAAGAAGACGCGGTCGCAGCGAGCATAGTTTCCCTGCGACACTCGAAACAGGAAAGGGTCACGCCGAGCGGCGTGGCCCTTTCTATTCGAGCGCGGCGATCTCACGGCGATCGGACGGCGCTTCGCTGGCGGGGGTGCGCAAGAACGCATCGAGGATCTCGATGCCGACCGCGGGGCTGGTCGCGCGCAAGCTCAACGCCAGCACGTTGGCGTCGTTCCAGCGGCGCGCTCCCTCGGCCGTGACCGCGTCGCCGCACAGCGCGGCGCGCGCCCCGGGCACTTTGTTGGCGGCGATCGAGATGCCGGTCCCCGTCCAGCAGCAGACGATCCCCACCTCGGCGTCGCCGGCCGCGACGGTCGCGGCCACCGCGCGGCCGATGTGCGCCCACCGCGTCGAGCCGTCGAGCAAGGCACCAAAGCGAACGACGTCCGCACCACGCCGTTCCAGGTCGGCGAGGAGAGCGTCCGTCAACGGGCCCGCGTCGTCGGCTCCGATCGCGCAGCGCATCGCCGCTACTCCGGGATCGCCGCGCCGACGGCCTGCCGCGAGTGTCACGGGACGGCGAGGGCGAACGGGACACGGGTGGCCAGCACGAACGACGAGATTCGCGACGCGGCGACGGTGATCGT
This region includes:
- a CDS encoding RpiB/LacA/LacB family sugar-phosphate isomerase gives rise to the protein MRCAIGADDAGPLTDALLADLERRGADVVRFGALLDGSTRWAHIGRAVAATVAAGDAEVGIVCCWTGTGISIAANKVPGARAALCGDAVTAEGARRWNDANVLALSLRATSPAVGIEILDAFLRTPASEAPSDRREIAALE
- a CDS encoding VTT domain-containing protein → MILVASFALAALVVSHRPLVEHILYTFGPWAMPIAILVFAIVASAPFSVTDALAIMNGVLFGPVWGSVVNAIGLVLAAMIGYWVALRTSAAFDVRRRVETLPPWARHFQIGSPMFLICVRIIPGLGGTLATQTAAALRVPIFRQVYTMCAIAVPVCTVLAVGGNWLSDTIQQHVVTPVRNQIERHHIHFPHRHRPPVTILPSPVP